In Nitrospirota bacterium, the DNA window GGATTGCGAAACGTTACGTGTCCTGGGAGCCGGATTATCGATCACCGGGTGATACACGAGGGTCCGCGCGTGGACGGAGCGGAAGTCGGCGGCTCGTTCGGCCTGAAGCTCTTTCATGATCCCGATTCGGCCCTGGCTGCCTTGCGGGCCCCCGACTCGATTGTTATGCGATACTTCAGGGATGACCTCCTGCTACAGTGCAAATGGTGGGCCTTCCGGATCCGGCCATGCAATAGGCAGGCGTCTATCGAGGTTAAGCCTCTATAGTGATCCGGCGGGTAACTATAGAGGCTTGGCCTCGATAGGGCGGGAGGCGGCGTGAAGCCTCTGCTGGTTTACGACGGCGATTGCGGCTTCTGCCGACACTGGATCGCGCGGTGGAGGCATTTCACGCAGGATCACATTGAGTACGCGCCCTACCAGCAGGTGGCTGAACGATTTCCGAACATCCCGAAGTGCGACTTTGAGACATCCGTTCGCCTGATCGAGCCCGACGGCAGAACCTTCGGCGGCGCGGAAGCTGTCTTTCGCGCGCTGGCTCACTCACCTGGAAAGGGGTGGCCCCTCCGGGCCTATCAGGGCGTTCCCGGTGTGGCGGCTGCATCGGAGGCTGTCTACGCATTCGTCGCCGCCCACCGCCCATTCTTCAGCAGGCTCACGCGCATTCTCTGGGGCCGGATGGAGCAGCCGGCATCGTACCATTGGACCCGATGGGTGTTTCTCCGGCTTCTCGGGATCGTCTACCTGATCGCATTCCTCTCACTGGCTGATCAGGTGCTCGGCCTCATGGGGCGCGAGGGCATCCTGCCCGCGGAACGATATCTTGAAGCGGTGCGGAGCCACTATGGCGGGGCACGGTTTGACCTTGTCCCCACCCTATTCTGGATCTGGCCGAACGATGCGTTCCTGCGCTTTCTGTGCTGGGGTGGATCGGGTCTCTCCGCGCTTCTCATCATCGGCGTGGCGCCTGCGACGGTCCTCCTTCCACTCTGGGTCTTCTATCTCTCGCTCGTTTCAGTCGGCGGTGATTTCTTGTCGTTCCAATGGGACAACCTGCTTCTCGAAACCGGTTTTCTGGCCATCTTGTTCGCCCCCGGTGGGTGGCGGCCAAAACCGGGGCGCGAGCACGCGCCTTCACGCTGGGTACTTTTCCTCCTCCGATGGCTCCTCTTTCGGCTCATGTTCTCTTCGGGGATCGTGAAGCTCATGAGCGGAGATTCGACATGGCGCGATCTCACGGCCCTCCATTTCCACTACGAGACGCAGCCGCTTCCCACGTGGACGAGCTGGCTCGCCCACCAGATTCCCTCGGGCTTCCAGAAGTTCTCCGTTTTTTCGATGTTCGTCGTCGAAATGGGCGCGCCGTTCCTGGTTTTTCTTCCGAGACGCCCGAGGCTGCTCGCGTTTCTCGCGTTCTCGTCGCTCCAAATCCTCATCTGCGCCACCGGGAACTACACGTTCTTCAATCTCCTGTCGTTTGCACTGGCCGT includes these proteins:
- a CDS encoding lipase maturation factor family protein; protein product: MKPLLVYDGDCGFCRHWIARWRHFTQDHIEYAPYQQVAERFPNIPKCDFETSVRLIEPDGRTFGGAEAVFRALAHSPGKGWPLRAYQGVPGVAAASEAVYAFVAAHRPFFSRLTRILWGRMEQPASYHWTRWVFLRLLGIVYLIAFLSLADQVLGLMGREGILPAERYLEAVRSHYGGARFDLVPTLFWIWPNDAFLRFLCWGGSGLSALLIIGVAPATVLLPLWVFYLSLVSVGGDFLSFQWDNLLLETGFLAILFAPGGWRPKPGREHAPSRWVLFLLRWLLFRLMFSSGIVKLMSGDSTWRDLTALHFHYETQPLPTWTSWLAHQIPSGFQKFSVFSMFVVEMGAPFLVFLPRRPRLLAFLAFSSLQILICATGNYTFFNLLSFALAVLLLDDARLDRFVPRRWKENFQKGTSAAASLRPSLMNRMVLIAASMAILVLSGSLVWSLFERPRRIPASIRSLYGITAPFRSINGYGLFAVMTTQRDEIIIEGSDDQESWKEYEFKWKPGDVHHRPDFVQPHQPRLDWQMWFAALSTYDREPWFANFMFRLLQGSPEVLELLGKNPFPDRPPAFVRATLYRYRFTTPDDHHRTGDWWHREYMGTYSPVLSLR